A DNA window from Paramormyrops kingsleyae isolate MSU_618 chromosome 10, PKINGS_0.4, whole genome shotgun sequence contains the following coding sequences:
- the LOC111854483 gene encoding insulin receptor substrate 1-B-like, whose amino-acid sequence MENQAPEQQSPDDVRKSGYLRKQKSMHRRYFVLRAASERGPARLEYYESEKKFRAKAPVPKRSVSLETCFNINKRADAKNKYMIVLYTRAESFAVAAESESDQGEWFQAMLDLQCKSKAPGDSGSGGDYGVPSPGPAFKEVWQVKVWPKGLGQAKNLVGVYRLCLTEKTVSFVKLNSDAAAVVLQLMNVRRCGHSENFFFVEVGRSAMTGPGEFWMQVDDSVVAQNMHETLLEAMKALSEEFRQRSKSQSAAASGGGGGTASNPISVPSRRHHPNPPPSQVGFTRRPRTEPPGPAGGGGGANASPTARHGFIRLRTASDGGGKAEEGALALGPGSSPNGSCSGTPILRSKSARSATPSKNPAGLMRSISTPTPSAGPSLSSSTGHGSEFGLAVGAGGVQAAGFARAPNSASVSGSPSDYGSSDEYGSSPGEHAELAGGSVGSLGDEASNYILMGQRGAPWGQGRRVLRRSSSRESETERRALSKRASLPPMALERGGSRRGAASEAEADEDYAMMSRSASRESFSSRRDSASGGAGGSGYLDVAGEQKEKEDARGGVGVDNGYMSMLPGVTAASPASLSSSLSAAASDPDSKPADDYMAMTPSGSVSPPQRIRPPLAGSDGYMVMSPHSSCSPDGRGGMGGAWMGGGSADSRPGSDYMNMSPISTPPPAQEHQQQPPPKMVYSYYSLPRSYKHTPAAKSEEDAGRGRKPCAGRGGGCPGPQEHGAAGGPPATARHLSLSSSSYSSSSASSESLGEPEDRGGSQPGTRSKEGALQQRRASGGQKQGLQHRGRPVSLFVDVSKASTLPRVRESPCSVEPRSPGEYVSIEFRAERVGGGRLGVGPPLPCGAPRGSQRPISCLAGFQATPQSPATAPPAASEYVNMELGPSPSPSPSPVSLTPHGFLPYPTPPAPPVVAPKVMDECRPPAPEEDSEGGPSGPHRTPQTEGATGPEPPSAFTDYTEMFFGSSAPADTEPGSGTTARAPSPAIPEPAERSLGLGLDFSLPKVGSNPDQGAKVIRADPQGRRRHCSETFLPPPPPPSSSSSSSSSSSLFHEHAHPATRRFGLEAALRGAEGPAQCSVVSIATPPGGSQASSGEQGLNYIDLDLANKENSHPALDGSGSGQPLPPRLYSSGLSVAAGGAVGGGGGSSNGPANLNTYASIDFYRSEELRSHQGGGRDGTEC is encoded by the exons ATGGAGAACCAGGCGCCGGAGCAGCAGAGCCCCGATGACGTGCGGAAGAGCGGCTACCTCCGCAAGCAGAAATCCATGCACCGGCGCTACTTCGTCCTGCGAGCGGCCTCGGAGCGCGGCCCGGCCCGGCTCGAGTACTACGAGAGCGAGAAGAAGTTCCGCGCCAAGGCGCCCGTCCCGAAGCGCTCCGTCAGCCTGGAGACGTGCTTCAACATCAACAAGCGGGCCGACGCCAAGAACAAGTACATGATCGTGCTCTACACACGGGCGGAGAGCTTCGCCGTCGCCGCGGAGAGCGAGTCGGACCAGGGCGAGTGGTTCCAGGCCATGCTGGACCTCCAGTGCAAAA GCAAGGCCCCTGGAGACAGTGGCAGCGGGGGGGACTATGGGGTCCCATCACCAGGCCCTGCCTTCAAGGAGGTGTGGCAGGTGAAGGTTTGGCCCAAAGGCCTGGGTCAGGCGAAAAACCTGGTGGGCGTCTATCGGCTGTGCCTAACGGAGAAGACGGTGAGCTTCGTGAAGCTGAACTCTGATGCCGCCGCCGTGGTGCTGCAGCTGATGAACGTGCGGCGCTGTGGACACTCGGAGAACTTCTTCTTCGTGGAGGTGGGCCGCTCGGCCATGACGGGCCCCGGCGAGTTCTGGATGCAGGTGGATGACTCGGTGGTGGCGCAGAACATGCACGAGACGCTGCTGGAGGCCATGAAGGCCCTGAGCGAGGAGTTCCGGCAGCGCAGCAAGTCGCAGTCGGCCGCCGCATCTGGAGGGGGTGGCGGCACCGCATCCAACCCCATCAGCGTCCCATCTCGCCGGCACCACCCAAACCCGCCTCCCAGCCAGGTGGGCTTCACCCGCCGGCCGCGGACTGAGCCTCCGGGCCCGGcaggggggggcggtggtgccaaTGCCTCCCCCACGGCCCGGCATGGCTTCATCCGACTGCGTACAGCCAGCGACGGAGGCGGGAAGGCGGAGGAGGGCGCCCTGGCCCTGGGGCCCGGGTCCAGCCCCAATGGGTCCTGCTCGGGGACTCCCATCCTCAGGTCCAAATCGGCTCGCTCCGCCACCCCCAGCAAGAACCCGGCAGGCCTGATGCGGTCCATCTCAACACCCACGCCTTCGGCAGGACCCAGCCTCTCCTCCAGCACGGGTCACGGGTCTGAATTTGGGCTGGCGGTCGGAGCCGGGGGGGTGCAGGCGGCTGGCTTTGCGCGCGCCCCCAACTCCGCATCTGTCTCCGGCTCCCCCAGCGACTACGGCTCGTCAGACGAGTACGGCTCGAGCCCCGGCGAGCACGCGGAGCTGGCCGGAGGCTCCGTGGGGAGCCTGGGTGACGAAGCCTCCAACTACATCCTGATGGGCCAGCGGGGGGCCCCATGGGGCCAGGGACGCCGCGTGTTGCGGCGCTCCTCCAGCCGCGAGAGTGAGACAGAGCGGCGGGCGCTCAGCAAGCGGGCCTCACTGCCCCCCATGGCGCTGGAGCGCGGCGGCTCACGGCGGGGGGCGGCCAGCGAGGCCGAGGCCGACGAGGACTATGCCATGATGTCCCGCAGTGCCAGCCGCGAGTCCTTCAGCTCACGCCGGGACTCGGCCAGCGGGGGGGCGGGCGGCAGCGGCTACCTGGATGTCGCCGGGGAGCAGAAAGAGAAGGAGGACGCGAGGGGGGGCGTGGGCGTGGACAATGGCTACATGTCCATGCTGCCCGGTGTGACTGCGGCTTCACCCGCCTCCCTGTCCAGCTCGCTGTCGGCAGCTGCCTCGGACCCGGACTCCAAACCCGCCGACGACTACATGGCCATGACACCCAGCGGCAGCGTATCCCCCCCGCAGCGCATCCGGCCCCCCCTCGCTGGCTCCGATGGCTACATGGTGATGTCGCCGCACAGCAGCTGCTCGCCGGACGGCCGCGGCGGGATGGGAGGGGCCTGGATGGGCGGCGGCAGCGCTGACAGCCGGCCAGGCAGCGACTACATGAACATGTCGCCTATCAGCACCCCCCCGCCAGCCCAGGAGCACCAGCAGCAGCCCCCTCCCAAGATGGTGTACTCGTATTACTCTCTGCCGCGCTCTTACAAGCACACGCCGGCGGCAAAGTCGGAGGAGGACGCCGGGCGTGGCAGGAAGCCGTGTGCTGGCAGGGGGGGCGGCTGCCCCGGGCCGCAGGAGCACGGGGCTGCGGGGGGGCCCCCTGCCACTGCCCGCCACCtttccctctcctcctcctcatacTCATCCAGCTCGGCCAGCAGTGAGAGCCTGGGAGAGCCGGAGGACAGGGGGGGCTCCCAGCCTGGCACCCGCTCCAAAGAGGGGGCCCTCCAGCAGAGACGGGCATCCGGGGGTCAGAAGCAGGGCCTGCAGCACCGGGGTCGGCCCGTCAGCCTTTTCGTGGACGTGTCCAAAGCCAGTACCTTGCCGCGGGTGCGAGAGAGTCCCTGTTCCGTGGAGCCCCGCAGCCCGGGGGAGTATGTCAGCATTGAATTCAGGGCAGAGCGGGTCGGGGGAGGGAGGTTGGGCGTTGGGCCACCACTCCCATGTGGGGCCCCCCGGGGCTCACAGCGACCCATCTCCTGCCTGGCGGGCTTCCAGGCCACCCCCCAGAGCCCTGCCACCGCCCCCCCGGCCGCCTCCGAGTATGTCAACATGGAGCTTggtccctccccctccccctccccctcccctgtgtCTCTTACCCCACATGGCTTCCTCCCCTACCCGAcccctcctgctcccccagTTGTAGCCCCAAAGGTGATGGATGAATGCCGGCCCCCTGCCCCAGAGGAGGACAGCGAGGGGGGGCCCAGTGGGCCGCATAGGACGCCGCAGACAGAGGGCGCCACTGGCCCTGAGCCGCCCAGCGCCTTCACAGATTACACGGAGATGTTCTTCGGATCGAGCGCACCTGCCGACACCGAACCGGGTTCCGGTACCACAGCCCGCGCCCCTTCCCCTGCCATCCCTGAACCCGCCGAGCGCAGTTTGGGCCTGGGGCTCGACTTCTCTTTGCCCAAAGTGGGCAGCAACCCGGATCAGGGGGCCAAGGTGATCCGTGCCGACCCGCAAGGCCGAAGGCGCCACTGCTCCGAGACCttcctgccaccccccccacccccctcctcctcttcttcctcttcctcctcatcttctCTCTTCCACGAGCATGCTCATCCAGCGACACGGCGGTTCGGCCTGGAGGCCGCGCTGCGGGGTGCCGAGGGCCCCGCTCAGTGTAGTGTTGTCAGCATCGCCACGCCCCCTGGGGGCAGTCAAGCGTCATCTGGGGAGCAAGGCTTGAACTACATAGACCTGGACTTGGCCAATAAGGAGAACTCGCACCCTGCTCTGGATGGGTCTGGCTCCGGccagcccctgcccccccgcctcTACTCATCCGGCCTGAGCGTGGCAGCGGGGGGAGCAGTGGGAGggggcggaggcagcagcaacGGGCCGGCAAACCTCAACACCTACGCCAGCATCGACTTCTACCGATCCGAGGAACTGAGGAGCCATCAAGGCGGTGGCCGTGATGGCacag